In Phragmites australis chromosome 24, lpPhrAust1.1, whole genome shotgun sequence, the following are encoded in one genomic region:
- the LOC133907709 gene encoding probable serine protease EDA2, whose translation MGFGSARVATAYLVAVAAPLLLLGRGGEAVGLWWPPTGGGLLGGGADRYLTRDERWMNQTLDHFNPTDHRQFKQRYYEFLDYYRAPNGPVFLKICGEASCNGITNDYLAVMAKKFGAALVSPEHRYYGKSSPFESLTTENLRFLSSKQALFDLAVFRQYYQETLNAKYNRLGADNSWFIFGGSYAGALSAWFRLKFPHLTCGSLASSGVVLAVYNFTDFDKQIGESAGPECKAALQETTRLVDGQLQSGRNSVKQLFGAAVLENDGDFLYLLADAAASAFQYGNPDAVCSPLVEAKKNGTDLVETFARYVKDYYIGKFGASIVSYDQEYLKNTTPVESSYRLWWYQVCSEVAYFQVAPKNDSVRSAKIDTEYHLDLCRNVFGEGVYPDVFMTNLYYGGTRIAGSKIIFANGSQDPWRHASKQKSSEELPSYLIECKNCGHCSDLAGCPQAPSNIEGDSSKCSSPEALNKVRKQIVDHMDLWLSECQDQGEPSLGSRWSIATI comes from the exons ATGGGGTTCGGCTCCGCGCGCGTCGCCACCGCGTACCTCGTCGCTGTCGCCGCCCCCCTCCTCCTGCtcgggcgcggcggcgaggccgTAGGGCTCTGGTGGCCGCCAACCGGCGGGGggctcctcggcggcggcgccgacaGGTACCTGACGCGGGACGAGCGGTGGATGAACCAAACCCTCGACCACTTCAACCCCACG GACCATCGGCAATTCAAGCAGCGGTACTATGAATTTCTTGATTACTATCGAGCTCCAAATGGGCCAGTCTTCCTAAAAATATGTGGAGAAGCTTCGTGCAATGGGATTACCAATGACTACTTAGCT GTGATGGCGAAGAAGTTCGGTGCTGCATTGGTTTCTCCCGAGCATCGATACTATGGAAAGAGTTCTCCTTTTGAGAGTTTGACGACGGAAAATCTTAGGTTCTTGTCATCAAAGCAGGCTTTATTCGATCTTGCTGTTTTCCGCCAATATTATCAG GAAACCTTAAATGCCAAGTACAATCGCTTGGGAGCAGACAATTCATGGTTTATTTTTGGAGGGTCGTACGCTGGAGCACTCAGTGCTTGGTTCAGATTGAAGTTTCCTCACTTGACATGCGGAAGTCTTGCAAGCTCAGGAGTTGTTCTTGCTGTTTACAACTTCACCGACTTCGACAAACAG ATTGGGGAATCTGCTGGTCCTGAATGCAAAGCAGCACTTCAAGAAACAACAAGACTTGTTGATGGACAACTCCAGTCCGGCCGCAACTCAGTAAAGCAGTTGTTTGGAGCAGCAGTG TTAGAGAATGATGGTGACTTCCTCTACTTACTGGCAGATGCTGCTGCTAGTGCG TTCCAATATGGTAATCCTGATGCCGTGTGCTCCCCACTAGTTGAAGCAAAAAAGAACGGTACGGACTTGGTG GAAACATTTGCTCGTTACGTGAAAGATTATTACATTGGAAAGTTTGGGGCATCAATAGTATCATATGATCAAGAGTATTTGAAGAACACAACTCCTGTTGAATCCT CATACAGACTCTGGTGGTACCAAGTTTGCAGCGAGGTTGCATATTTCCAAGTGGCACCAAAAAATGATAGTGTCCGTTCTGCAAAGATTGACACAGA GTACCATTTGGACTTGTGCCGCAATGTTTTTGGGGAAGGAGTTTATCCTGATGTCTTCATGACAAACTTATACTATGGAGGCACAAGAATTGCAG GTTCAAAAATCATTTTTGCAAATGGATCTCAAGACCCATGGCGCCATGCTTCTAAGCAGAAATCATCAGAAGAAT TGCCATCATACTTAATTGAATGCAAGAATTGCGGACATTGCAGTGATCTCGCTGGATGCCCTCAGGCTCCTTCAAATATTGAAG GTGATTCATCCAAATGCTCGTCTCCAGAAGCTCTGAACAAAGTAAGAAAGCAAATTGTCGATCACATGGACCTGTGGTTATCAGAATGTCAAGATCAAG GAGAGCCATCGCTGGGAAGTAGATGGAGCATTGCCACTATTTGA
- the LOC133908015 gene encoding uncharacterized protein LOC133908015 gives MVQNIRLGHVLVDRGSSINLLFANALDALQILRSSLRSSPPFFRITLGSSAKPLGKIELPVTFSSLDNFITKRVLFDVADFGATYNTILGRLAMAQFMANAHYAYQAIKIPRPTGVITIVGNAKMVLHCDKMSLDMVELTPGSQLMIAQSMSSTAQMIGPS, from the coding sequence ATGGTGCAGAACATCCGGCTGGGCCACGTACTCGTCGACAGGGGGAGCTCGATCAATCTCCTCTTTGCTAATGCATTGGATGCCCTACAGATTCTGAGGAGCTCGCTGAGGTCATCTCCGCCCTTCTTCAGGATCACCTTGGGCTCCTCAGCTAAGCCTCTAGGGAAAATTGAGTTGCCTGTTACTTTTAGCTCGCTGGACAACTTCATAACTAAAAGGGTCTTGTTCGATGTGGCTGACTTTGGGGCCACATATAACACAATCCTCGGACGACTagcgatggcccagttcatggccaaTGCCCACTACGCATACCAAGCAATCAAAATCCCTAGGCCCACAGGGGTCATCACCATTGTTGGCAATGCTAAAATGGTCCTGCACTGCGACAAGATgagcctcgacatggttgaGCTAACACCTGGATCGCAACTTATGATCGCCCAGTCCATGTCATCAACAGCCCAGATGATCGGCCCAAGCTAG
- the LOC133907689 gene encoding CDPK-related kinase 3-like produces MGQCYARNVHADADGGSGGVGATTITVSAAGGAEDVAVGAGRGGRGGGRRSGRPSPAGTPRGGRAGATPARSSAAGSPWAGSPLPEGIAPSPATTASTPRRFFRRPFPPPSPAKHIKASLARRLGQRSPASSTQAPKPPVEVPIPEHGAGGGGEVERELDKSFGYDRHFAAKYELGKEVGRGHFGHTCLARARKGDLRGQVLAVKVISKAKMTTAISIEDVRREVKILKALSGHSNLVKFYDACEDGLNVYIIMELCEGGELLDRILSRGGRYAEGDAKIIVEQILNVVAFCHLQGVVHRDLKPENFLFSTKDEHSPMKLIDFGLSDFIRPDERLNDIVGSAYYVAPEVLHRSYSTEADMWSIGVITYILLCGSRPFWARTESGIFRSVMRADPNFDDSPWQSASPEAKDFVKRLLNKDYRKRMTAAQALSHPWLRDEHRQIPLDMLVFKLVKAYLHSTPLKRAALKALSRAITEDELIYIRAQYNLLEPINRDGRICIDNFRIALLQNSTDAMKESRTLEILNALEPLAYRRMDFEEFRAATISPYQLEASARWEEIASTAFEYFEQEGNRAITIEELAQEMNLSSAAYSVVRDWIRPSDGRLSSLGYTKFLHGLTMRSSNARRHH; encoded by the exons ATGGGGCAGTGCTACGCGAGGAACGTCCACGCCGACGCggacggcggcagcggcggcgtggGGGCGACGACCATCACGGTCTCGGCCGCGGGCGGGGCGGAGGATGTGGCGGTGGGGGCaggaagaggagggagagggggagggaggcggAGCGGGCGGCCGTCTCCGGCGGGGACGCCGCGCGGGGGGAGGGCGGGGGCGACTCCGGCGAGGTCGTCGGCGGCCGGGAGCCCCTGGGCGGGGAGTCCGCTCCCCGAGGGCATcgcgccgtcgccggcgacgacggcgtccacgcCGCGGCGGTTCTTCCGGCGCCCGTTCCCGCCACCGTCCCCGGCCAAGCACATCAAGGCGTCGCTCGCGCGCCGGCTGGGGCAGCGGTCGCCGGCCTCATCGACGCAGGCGCCGAAGCCGCCGGTCGAGGTCCCGATACCGGAGCacggggccggcggcggcggggaggtggAGCGGGAGCTCGACAAGAGCTTCGGCTACGACCGCCACTTCGCCGCCAAGTACGAGCTGGGGAAGGAGGTGGGGCGCGGACACTTCGGCCACACCTGCCTCGCGCGCGCCCGCAAGGGCGACTTGAGAGGGCAGGTCCTCGCTGTCAAGGTCATCTCCAAAGCCAAG ATGACAACAGCAATTTCTATTGAGGATGTGCGCAGAGAAGTGAAAATTTTGAAGGCTTTGTCTGGACATTCCAATCTTGTCAAATTTTATGATGCTTGTGAGGATGGCCTTAATGTCTACATAATCATGGA GCTTTGTGAAGGTGGAGAGTTATTGGACAGAATCTTGTCCAG GGGTGGAAGATACGCTGAGGGAGATGCAAAAATTATCGTTGAACAGATACTAAATGTAGTTGCCTTTTGCCATCTTCAGGGTGTTGTTCACCGTGATCTGAAGCCAGAG AATTTCCTATTCAGCACTAAGGACGAACATTCTCCTATGAAGTTAATTGATTTTGGCCTCTCAGATTTTATAAGACCAG ATGAAAGGCTTAATGACATTGTTGGTAGTGCATACTATGTTGCTCCGGAAGTCTTGCATAGGTCATATAGCACAGAAGCAGACATGTGGAGTATTGGTGTTATCACTTATATATTGTTGTGTGGTAGCAGACCATTCTGGGCACGAACTGAATCAGGGATTTTCCGCTCAGTGATGAGAGCTGATCCAAATTTTGATGACTCACCATGGCAATCAGCATCTCCTGAAGCTAAAGATTTTGTCAAAAGACTTCTTAACAAGGATTACAGAAAAAGAATGACTGCTGCCCAGGCACTCT CTCATCCCTGGTTGAGAGATGAGCACCGACAGATACCTCTGGATATGCTAGTATTCAAGTTGGTTAAGGCATACCTTCATTCAACGCCTCTCAAACGGGCAGCATTGAAG GCTTTGTCAAGAGCAATAACAGAAGATGAACTTATCTACATCAGAGCACAATACAACTTGTTAGAACCAATCAATAGAGATGGTCGAATATGTATCGATAACTTCCGGATC GCTCTTCTACAAAACTCTACTGATGCTATGAAGGAATCCAGAACCCTTGAAATCTTAAATGCA CTGGAGCCACTCGCATATAGGAGAATGGACTTTGAGGAATTCCGTGCAGCTACAATCAGCCCTTACCAGCTTGAGGCTTCGGCACGGTGGGAAGAAATCGCCAGCACTGCATTCGAGTACTTTGAGCAGGAAGGCAACCGTGCTATCACAATTGAGGAGCTAGCTCAG GAGATGAATCTTTCCTCGGCAGCGTATTCTGTTGTTCGCGACTGGATTAGACCGTCAGATGGCAGGCTTAGCTCCCTAGGCTATACCAAGTTTTTGCACGGATTGACGATGCGAAGCAGCAATGCGAGGCGGCACCATTGA